In Tsukamurella tyrosinosolvens, the genomic window GCTCCAGCTGCTCGATCGCGGGCAGGTCGAGGTGGTTGGTCGGCTCGTCGAGGACCAGCAGGTTCACGCCGCGGGCCTGCAACAGCGCCAGCGCGGCGCGGGTCCGCTCGCCGGGGGAGAGCGACGAGGCGGGGCGCAGCACGTGGTGCCCGCGCAGCCCGAACTTCGCGAGCAGCGTCCGCACGTCGGCGGGCGGCGTCTCCGGCACCTCCGCGCAGAACGCGTCCAGCAGCGGACCGTCGGACAGGAAGCGGCCGCGGGCCTGATCGACCTCGCCCACCTCGACCCCGGACCCGTGGACGACCGATCCGGCGGAGGGCGTCAGGCGGCCCAGCAGCAGCCCCAGCAGCGTGGACTTGCCGGCCCCGTTCGGGCCGGTGAGCAGGATCCGGTCGCCGTACTCGACGCTCACCGTCACCGGCCCGACCGTCAGGCCGGGATACGCCACGGAGGCCCCGGACGCCGTCACCACGACCGTCCCGCTGCGGGGCGCCGCGAGGATCGACATCCGCAGCTCCCACTCCTTGCGCGGCTCGGCGACCACCTCGAGGCGCTCGATCGCGCGCTCGGTCTGCCGCGCCTTGGAGGCCTGCTTCTCCGTCGACTCGAGCCGCGCCTTGCGGCCGGCCTTGTCGGGATCGGAGCCGTTCTTCATCTTGCGGCGCGCGTTGCGCACGCCGTGCTCCATCCAGTTGCGCTGCATCTGCGCGCGATCCTGCAGGTCGGAGAGCTTGCCCGAATACTCCTCGTACTCCTCGCGCGCGTGCCGCCGCGCGACCTCGCGCTCGGTCAGGTACGCCTCGTAACCGCCGCCGTAGACGCCGATCTGCTGCTGCGCGAGGTCCAGTTCCACGACCGTGGTCACCGTCCGGGCCAGGAACTCGCGGTCGTGCGAGACCACGACGATCGCGGTCGCCGCCTCCGCGACGAAGCGCTCCAACAGCTCCAGGCCGGCGAGGTCCAGGTCGTTGGTGGGCTCGTCGAGCAGCAGTACGTCGTACCGCGAGGCCAGCACCGCCGCGAGGCCCGCGCGGGCGGCTTGCCCGCCGGACAGACCCGTCATCGCCGCGTCCGGGCTGTCCAGCCCCACGTCGGACAGGATCGCCTCCAGGCGTTGCTCCAGGTCGGCGCCGCCGAGGGCGAGCCACCGGTCCAGCGCGGGAGTGTAGAGGTCGGTGTCGGGATCGTCGCCGAGGGCGAGCGCGGCCGCGTCCATCGCCTCCTGCGCCGCCGCGACGCCGGTCCGTCGCGCGACGAACTGTGCGACGGTCTCGCCGGGCCGGCGCTCGTGCTCCTGCGCCAGGTATCCGACCTCCGCGTCGGCGGGGGAGAGGTCGACGGTGCCGGTGACGTCGGGCCCGCCGTCCGCGCCCACCCCGGCGAGGAGCTTGAGCAGCGTCGACTTCCCGGCGCCGTTGGCGCCGACCAGCCCGACCACGTCGCCCGGCGCGATCACGAGGTCGAGGCCCGAGAAGAGGGTGCGGTCGGCGTACGCGACGGACAGGTCGCGGGTCTGCAGGACGGTCATGTCAGTCGTCGAGGTCGACGGTGACGTTCGGCTTGCGCATCTCGCGCCGGTAGCCGACGATCCCGACGATCGTGCCGGCGACGAGCATGACGATCATGCCGCGCAGCGCCCAGTCGAGGATCCACTTGTAGTCCTGCAGCGCCGAGGAGGCGTAGTAGCCCACGAGCAACAGGAACGGCGCCCAGATCAGTGAGCCCAGGACCGAGGCGATGGTGAACTTCCGCTTGTCCATGCCGACCGCGCCGGCGACCAGCGGGCACAGCGTGCGGACCCAGGGGATCCAGCGGGCGATGAGCACGGAGAAGAAGCCGTGCTTGTCCATCAGTTCCTTGACCCGGTGCAGGTTGTGCGCGTTGAGGTAGCGGCCGTCCTGCTTGGCGAGCACGTGATCGCCCATCTTGACGCCGATGCCGTAGCCCACGTGGTTGCCGGCGATCGCCGCGAGGAAGGCCGCCAGCGCGAGTCCCCACACGGACATCGCGGAGTGGCCGGTGGTGGCCATGGCCAGGCCGGCGGTGAGCAGCAGCGAATCGCCGGGGAGGAACAGCCCGATGATGAAGGCGCACTCGCAGAACACGAATCCGGCCACGACGAGCCAGATCATCACCGGCCCGGCGGTCTGGACGAATTCGAGCACGGATGGGGCCTAGGCGCCGGTATCGGCGGCGGTGGCGCGCCGCCCCGCGAGGTACTTCTTGACGACGCCCCACACGATGGGCAGCACGGAGACCAGCACGATGCCGATGAAGATCTTGTCGATGTTGGTGCGGACCCAGTCGATCTTGCCGAGCCACACGCCCAGCAGGAGGATGCCGTCGGCCCAGATCACGGCGCCGATCGCGTTCCAGATGACGAACTTGGCGTAGCTCATCTTCGCGGCGCCGGCGGCGATCGGCGCGAAGGTGCGCACGAACGGGACGAAGCGGGCGAGGATCAGCGTGGCGGGGCCGTACTTCTCGAAGAACTCGTGCGACTCGTCGAGGTACTTGGTCTTGAGGAAGCGGGCGTCGGGCTTGAAGAACTTCTCGCCGCCGAACCGGCCGATGAAATAGCCCACCTGCGAGCCGAGGATCGCCGCGATCGGGGTCGCGATCAACAGCACCGGCAGCGACATCGCTGAGCCCGTGTACGTCGCCTCGCCGACGGCGGTGCCGGTCCCGGCCGCGGTCAGCAGGCCGGCGACGAACAGCAGCGAGTCACCCGGGAGCACCGGGAACAGCACGCCGGATTCGATGAACACCACGAGCAGCAGGCCCACCAGGGCGATGCCGCCGAAGGCGTTGAGGACGGCCACCGGATCGGTGATGTCCTTGAGGGCGAACGCCTGCATGGTGGTCGAGGCGGCCAGAGTCAGGTCGTTGAGAGGCACGCCGACCAGGATACCGGCTCTATTTCAGGAGTTCGTCGATGTAGCACCACCGCCAGGACTCCCCGGGCTGGAAGCTGCGGATCACGGGATGATTGGTGTGCTCGTGGTGGACGGTCGCGTGCTTGCCCTCGGAGGAGTCGCAGCAGCCGACGTGTCCGCAGGTCAGGCACAGTCGCAGGGCGACGGGGTTCTGGCCCGCCGCGATGCACTCGAGACAGGTCTCGCTGAGCGGCACCGGGTCGGCGAAATCGTCCGAAACGCGAAGATGGTCACATTCGTCCTGCGCCCACGGCGGGGTGAGCAGTTCGGCCACCGCGATGCGCTCGCTGCGGACGGCCGAGACCTCCAGCATCGCCTCCTCGACGTCGAAGTTGGACAGCACCTGCTCGAGGACCTCGTGGTCGCCCTGGCCGGCGTCGCGCATCCGCAACACCTCCTCGCGCTCGGCGGCGATCATCTGCAGCCGGATCGCGCGGAGTTGGGCGGCGGGGGTGTTCGCGGAGTCGGGGCCGAGCCGCTCCCAGAACGCGCGCTCGCGGTTGATCGTGTGCTCCCGCACCCCGTCGAGCACGGTGGCGGGCACGGTGTTCTCCGGGCTCGCCGCGATCTCGTCGAGTCGCGCGAGGCCGGCGTTGAGGGCGGCCCGCATGACGACGGCCTGCTGCAGCGCATCGGTGCGGGCGTTCGGCCCCTGCACCTTGAGCAGCCTGGCGAGCGCGGGCAGCGTCGACCCCTGGATCAGGAGGCTGCCGGCCACGACGACCATGGCGGCGAAGACGAGCACCTCGCGGTCGGGGAAGTCGAGCGGGAGGATGAACGCCGCGGCCAGCGTGACCACGCCGCGCATCCCGGCCCACGACAGCACCGTCGTCTCGCCGGCCGTGAGCCGCTCGTCGGCGTCGTCCACCTTGATCGCGATGAGGGCCGACGGCGCGCACCACACCATCCGCGCGAGGATCACCGTGAGCATCACCGCGATGCACGTCGTGATGATGAGCGGCCACCCGATCGGCGAGTTGTCCGCCCCCTCGAAGATCGTTCGCATCTGCAGGCCGATGAGCAGGAAGACGGCGTTCTCCAGCAGGAACTGGATGGTGCTCCAGTTGATCCGCGCCGACATCCGGCCGATGGCCGTCTGATCGGTGGGTGCCCGGTACGCGACGATGAGTCCCGCGACGACCGTCGCCACCACACCCGAGGCGTGGATGTGCTCGGCCGGCAGGTAGGCGATCCAGGGGCTGATCAGGCTGATACCGGTGGTGAGCACCGGGTCCGTCAGTCGGCGCAGCGCGAACCGGATCAGCAGGGCGGCGAGGACGCCGACGACCACGCCGCCGACCGCGCTGAGCGCGAACGAGCCGAGGACCTGCCAGAAGCCGATGGTGCCCGCGACCGCCGCGATCGCGGTCCGCAGCAGCACGATCGACGTGGCGTCGTTGAACAGGGACTCGCCCTCGAGCAGGGTCGTCACGCGGCGGGGCAGGCCGATGCGCCGGCCCACCGCGGTCGCGGCCACCGCGTCGGGCGGCCCGACGATGGCGCCGAGCGCCAGCCCGGCGGCGAACGGGATGTCGAGGAGGTACGAGGTCACGACGCCGACGGCCGCGGCCGTGAACAGCACCAGCCCGACCGACAGCATCCCGATGGGCCGGATGTTCTCCTTGAAATCGACGAGCGAGGCCTTCGACGCCGCCGCGTACAGCAGCGGTGGCAGCAGACCCAGCAGCACCACGTCGGGATTGAGCGGCACGTCGGGCACCGCGGGGATGAACGACACCCCGATGCCCACCACCGTCAGCACCAACGGCGCGGCGAGACCGAGACGGTCACAGAATGCACTGACCACCAGAACCGTGGCGACGAGGGCGACCAGCCCAACAGCGAGCTCCATGGGCGATAGTCTTTCACTGAAACGCCGAACCGCTCAGGAGGACAGACATGCCCATCGCCACCCCCGAGGCCTACCGGGAGATGCTGGACCGCGCCCGTGAGGGCGGTTACGCCTACCCGGCGATCAACTGCACGTCCAGTGAGACGATCAACGCGGCGATCAAGGGTTTCGCCGATGCGGGCAGTGACGGGATCATCCAGTTCTCCACGGGCGGCGCCGAGTTCGGTTCCGGTCTGGGGGTCAAGGACATGGTGGTCGGTGCGGTCGCGTTGGCGGAGTTCGCGCATGTGGTGGCGGCGCAGTACGACGTGACCGTCGCCCTGCACACCGATCATTGCCCGAAGGACAAGCTCGATTCGTATGTGCGGCCGCTGCTGGCGATCTCGCAGGAACGCGTCGATGCCGGCCGCAATCCGTTGTTCCAGTCGCACATGTGGGACGGGTCGGCGGTGCCGCTGGAGGAGAACCTCGAGATCGCCCAGGAGCTGCTCGCGAAGGCGAAGGCGGCGAAGATCATCCTGGAGATCGAGATCGGTGTGGTCGGTGGTGAGGAGGACGGCGTCGAGAACGAGATCAACGACAAGCTGTTCACCTCGGATGAGGATTTCGCGAAGACCGTCGACGCGCTGGGTGCGGAGGGGTATCTGCTGGCGGCGACGTTCGGCAACGTCCACGGTGTGTACAAGCCGGGGAATGTGAAGCTGCGTCCGGAGGTGTTGCGGGACGGTCAGGCGGTGGCCTCCGAGAAGTTGGGGCTGCCGGCGGGGAGCAAGCCGTTCGATTTCGTTTTCCACGGCGGGTCGGGGTCGCTGAAGTCGGAGATCGAGGACTCGCTGTCCTACGGCGTGGTGAAGATGAACGTCGACACCGACACCCAGTACGCGTTCACCCGTCCGGTCGCCGGGCACATGCTGTCGAACTACGACGGTGTCCTCAAGATCGACGGTGAGGTCGGTAACAAGAAGGTCTACGACCCCCGCTCCTACCTGAAGAAGGCCGAGACCTCGATGGCCGAGCGCGTCGTCGAGGCCTGCAACGACCTGCACTCCGCCGGCAAGTCCATCAGCGCGAAGTAACGAGCGGCTCAGGCCAGCGCCAGTCCCAGGAGGACGGCCAGCACGAGCACGATCATGGCCGCGGCCGCCGCCCACTCCGGGCCGGTGAGCCGCGGCCGTGCGCGTTCCGGGGCCGGGTTCTGCGCCTGCGGGGCCGGCGGGTTCGACGGTGCGCCCTGCGCCGGCCCGGCGGGCCGGGCGGGACGGGACTGCGCCTGCGGCGGCCGGGCCTGGTTCGCCTGCTGTGCGCGGGCCTGCTGTGCGGGCGGACGGTGCTGCTGCGCGCCGTGCGTCGGGTGCGGTCGCGGCGCCATCCGGTGCGGGGCCGCCATCGGCGGGGTCGCCGTGCGGCGGGGCGGGGTCACGCGGCCCGCGCCGCGCGCGATCCGGTCGGTCCGGGGCGTGGGCCGGTCGGGGACCTCGGAGTACGCGAGCTTGGGCTCGGACGGTGCCGGCCGCGGCGCGGGGGCCGCGGGTTCGGGCTTCGGCACGGGTTTCGGGTTACGGAGGGTGGGGTCCTCCGACGGGGTGCTCATCGCGCCCCGACGCGGGTGCACACCTTCCAGGTGTCCGCGTCCTTCTCCAGTGTGAGGGTGTTGCGCACCTTCGCGCTCGGCTTGTTGGCGTAGTGCACCTCGACCTGCACCTCGGCCTTCTCGCCCCGCACGTCCACGGCCTGGAGGCCGTCGAGCTCGGGGAGCAGGCCGTCGGCCTTGGCGTTGCCGTAGACGCGCTGCCACTGGTCGTCGCCCAGACCGTCGTAGTAGGCCTTGGCGTTGCCGCAGGTCTGCGCACGCAGGGCGGCGAGGTCGCCGCGGCCCACGGCGTCGATGAACGACGTCGTCGCGTTGGCCGCCTGCTGCCGCGGGTCGCTCGACGAGCCGGAACCGGACTTGGGCACCAGCAGTGCGATGGCCGCGACGATCACCACGACCGCCACCACCGCGGCCGCGACGATCCACAGCGTCCGCTTGCCCTTCGACGGTGCGTCCTGCCCGCCGGCCGGCGCGTAGTACTCGGGCGACTGCCGCCCCGCGCTCTCCTGCGGCGCCCGGGGCTTCGCGAGGTCGGGACCGGGCGCTGCGGGCGCAGCGAGCGGCGCGACGGGGATCGCCTCCGTGGCCGGCGTCGCGTCCGGCAGCTCGTTCTGCTCCGTGTCGATGATCGCCTGGTCGGGCCGCTCCGCGACGGGGATCGCCGTCGTCGCAGCCGCGTCCGCCTCGTCGACGTCGCCTGCGTCGTCGGCCGCGGTGGCCTCGTCGGGTGCGGCCCCGTCCGCCTCGTCCTCGGCGGTCGCCTCCGGCGCGGGCGCCTCGGTCTCGACCGGTCCGACGGTGCGCAGCGGCGACGCCGCCTCGTCGGCGCCGTCCTCGTCGGAGGCTTCCGCGTCGCCCTCGTCGGCCGCCTCGTCCTGGTCCGCGTCGTCCTGGGCTGTCTCGTCCTGGACGGCGGGATCCTGCTCGTCGTCGTCCGCGGCGGCTTCGTCGTCCACGGCGTCGTCGGCGACGGGCGCGTCGTCCGCAGTGGGCTCCGGCTCGTCGTCGCTCGCGGTGTCCTCGTCGGCGTCCTCGGCGGCTTCGGAAGTGACATCGTCCTCGTCGACGGCGTCGTCCGCGGTCGCGTCGTCCTCGGCGGAGGCGTCGTCGTCCTGATCCTCGTCGGCGACCGCGGCAGCGCCTGCCACGACGGCAGCGGCTCCCGCAACCCCGGCGGCCGCGGCGGCGACCGAGGGGCCGTCGTCGTCGGCGTCGTCGGACCCGTCCGCACTGTCCGCGCCGTCAGCCGCATCTGCGCCACCGGGGCCGTCCGCACCGTCCGCGTCCTCGGCGCTGTCGGACCCGTCCGCGCGCTCCGGGCCGTCCTCGTCGGTGCCGTCTGCGTCGGCCGCGACCGCGTCGGCCGCAACCTGATCGGTGTCCGTGTCGGTGTCGGCTTCGTCGGTCTCGGACGTCGCCGCAGCCTCGTCCGCCTCCTGCGCGCCTTCGTCGGCGACGGCCTCGTCAGCGCTCGCCTCATCCTCGGCGGGTTCCGCGGGAGTCTCCTCGGCCGGGCGGCTCTGCGCGGGGAAGGCGGTGGTCTCGGCGGTGCTGGGCCGCTGCACGACGGGGAGCACCGTGGTCTCCGACTCGTCGGCGGCGGGCGAGGTGGTCACCACCGGCCCGACGGTCCGGAGCGGCGACGCCGCAGCCCCCGCGGCCTCGTCGCTCCCGGCATCCGCAGCGTCGGCCTCGGCGTCGTCCTCGTCCGCTTCGTCGGCTTCGGCGGCGGCATCCTCGTCGGCGTCGTGCTCGACCGGCCCTTCCTCGTCGTCCAGTGCGCGACCGGCGGCGGGCAGCACCCGCGTCTCCGCCTCGGACGGCGCCCCGCCGGCCTCGTCGGTGCTCTCGGCGTCGGCCCCGGCGGACGCGGCGGCACCGTCGACGGGGATGGCGACGGTCTCCGCCTCGCCAGGGGTCGGCGCGGGCGCGGTGTCCTCGACGAGCTTGGCGAGCGAGTCCGAGTGCGACGGCGTCACGGCGTCGGCGGGCGCGCTGCCGAGCGAGCCGGCGGTCTCGGGGTGGTGGTCGTGCAGGGGCGCGGCGGGCCAGGAGGCGAGGCGTCCACGCAGGTCACGAAGTCGCGAGAGTGGTCCCCGGTTGTCATCCCGCGCCATCGCTTCCGCCATCCCCTCGTTCGTGAATCGTTCCTCCTCCGCGGCGGCGCGCCGCACGCGGAACACCTGACACCCTAGCGGGCGCGAACCCGGCGCGACCCCCGCGTTGCGCTGGCACGCACGTCGTCCGCCCTTCTCCGGGCGTCGCGTGGAAGACTGGAGCAATGACGTCCTTCGGAGATCTCCTCGGCCCGCCCCCGGTCCTGCTCGACATCGACGAAGAGCCGGAACTCCAGCTGAACCAAGGCCGCCCGGCCGTCGAGGTCGCGGCGGACACCCCCACCTCGTCGCTGGCGTGGGCCGTGCTCGCCGAGGGCGCGCTCGACGCGGGCGAGGCCGTCACCGCCTACGCCTACGCGCGGACCGGCTACCACCGCGGCCTCGACCAGCTGCGCCGCCAGGGCTGGCGCGGCTTCGGCCCGGTGCCCTACAGCCACGAGAACAACCGCGGATTCCTGCGGGCGGTGGCCGCGCTGGCCCGCGCCGCGCAGTCGATCGGCGAGGAAGACGAGTACCTCCGTTGCCTGGACCTGTTGAACGACTGTGACCCCGAAGCCGCCGGCGCCCTCGGACTCGGCGCGTAGCCGACTCCTCCGGCGGCACAATGCGCTGCCGCAGGTGATCCAGAGCCGCACCAAGCGGCTCTGGAACGCCAAGCTGCCGATTCTGCAGTGCGCGGTCGCCGCCGGCATCGCGTGGTTCATCGCGAACGACGTGATCGGCCACGTCTCGCCGTTCTTCGCGCCGATCGCCGCGATCATCTCGCTGGGGCTCTCGCTCAACCAGCGGCTGCGTCGGTCGCTGGAACTGGTGGGCGGCGTCACCGTCGGCATCGGCGTGGGCGACCTGCTGATCTCGGTGATCGGGACCGGGCCGTGGCAGCTGGCCCTCGTCGTGGCGATCGCGATGGCCGTCGCCGTGCTCGCCGACCGCGGCCCGCTCGTGCCGATGCAGGCGGCGTCGTCGGCGGTGCTGGTCGCGACGCTGCTGCCGCCCGGTTCGACGGGCGGTTGGACCCGCATGCTCGACGCCCTCATCGGCGGCCTCGTCGGCGTGGTGATCGTGGCGCTCATCCCGAACAATCCCGCGCGGCGGCCCCGCAAGGACGCCGCGAAGGTCCTCGACACCATGCGCCGCGTCGTCGCCTCGGTCGCCGCAGGTCTGACCGACCGCGACATCTCCTCGCTCGAATGGGCGCTGGAGACCGCCCGCGCCACCCAACCCGACCTGGACCAGCTCTCCAGCGACCTCGCCGGCGGCATCGAGATCACCAAGGTCTCGCCGATGTTCTGGAGCTCGCGGCAGCGGATGGACAAGCTGCAGGCCATCGCCGACCCTCTCGACAACGCCGTGCGCAACATCCGGGTCATGGCGCGGCGGGCACTCGGTTCCAACCAGGCGGGCGAGAAGATCGACCCGGCGCTGGTCACCGAGATCGGGAGGCTGGCCGACGCGTTCAAGACCCTGCGCGACGTGGTCCTCGCCGAGCCCGGGATGCAGCCGGACCAGGCTGAGGCCGCGCGCGTCCTGCGGTCCTCGGCGCGCCGCGCGAACGCCCTGCACCTGGAGGAGAGCGAGACGCTCAACGAGGTGATGATCTACGGCCAGCTGCGCTCGACGATCGTCGACCTGCTGCAGGTCGCGGGCCTCTCCCGCACCTCGGCGGTCGCGCAGATGCGGGACGTGCCGAAGAAGAAGGACGCCCCGAAGCCGCCCGAGTGACGCCCGGGCTCAGCTGATGAGCAGCCAGTCGTCGGTGTTGCGGTAGAAGGTCGCGCGGGTCACGACGCTCGGATCGGTGCGGCCGTCGCGCGTCACGACGAGCTCCAGCCCGCCGGTCTGCGCGGCGCGACCGGACA contains:
- a CDS encoding DedA family protein; this encodes MLEFVQTAGPVMIWLVVAGFVFCECAFIIGLFLPGDSLLLTAGLAMATTGHSAMSVWGLALAAFLAAIAGNHVGYGIGVKMGDHVLAKQDGRYLNAHNLHRVKELMDKHGFFSVLIARWIPWVRTLCPLVAGAVGMDKRKFTIASVLGSLIWAPFLLLVGYYASSALQDYKWILDWALRGMIVMLVAGTIVGIVGYRREMRKPNVTVDLDD
- a CDS encoding DedA family protein, whose product is MPLNDLTLAASTTMQAFALKDITDPVAVLNAFGGIALVGLLLVVFIESGVLFPVLPGDSLLFVAGLLTAAGTGTAVGEATYTGSAMSLPVLLIATPIAAILGSQVGYFIGRFGGEKFFKPDARFLKTKYLDESHEFFEKYGPATLILARFVPFVRTFAPIAAGAAKMSYAKFVIWNAIGAVIWADGILLLGVWLGKIDWVRTNIDKIFIGIVLVSVLPIVWGVVKKYLAGRRATAADTGA
- the fbaA gene encoding class II fructose-bisphosphate aldolase; the protein is MPIATPEAYREMLDRAREGGYAYPAINCTSSETINAAIKGFADAGSDGIIQFSTGGAEFGSGLGVKDMVVGAVALAEFAHVVAAQYDVTVALHTDHCPKDKLDSYVRPLLAISQERVDAGRNPLFQSHMWDGSAVPLEENLEIAQELLAKAKAAKIILEIEIGVVGGEEDGVENEINDKLFTSDEDFAKTVDALGAEGYLLAATFGNVHGVYKPGNVKLRPEVLRDGQAVASEKLGLPAGSKPFDFVFHGGSGSLKSEIEDSLSYGVVKMNVDTDTQYAFTRPVAGHMLSNYDGVLKIDGEVGNKKVYDPRSYLKKAETSMAERVVEACNDLHSAGKSISAK
- a CDS encoding Na+/H+ antiporter — protein: MELAVGLVALVATVLVVSAFCDRLGLAAPLVLTVVGIGVSFIPAVPDVPLNPDVVLLGLLPPLLYAAASKASLVDFKENIRPIGMLSVGLVLFTAAAVGVVTSYLLDIPFAAGLALGAIVGPPDAVAATAVGRRIGLPRRVTTLLEGESLFNDATSIVLLRTAIAAVAGTIGFWQVLGSFALSAVGGVVVGVLAALLIRFALRRLTDPVLTTGISLISPWIAYLPAEHIHASGVVATVVAGLIVAYRAPTDQTAIGRMSARINWSTIQFLLENAVFLLIGLQMRTIFEGADNSPIGWPLIITTCIAVMLTVILARMVWCAPSALIAIKVDDADERLTAGETTVLSWAGMRGVVTLAAAFILPLDFPDREVLVFAAMVVVAGSLLIQGSTLPALARLLKVQGPNARTDALQQAVVMRAALNAGLARLDEIAASPENTVPATVLDGVREHTINRERAFWERLGPDSANTPAAQLRAIRLQMIAAEREEVLRMRDAGQGDHEVLEQVLSNFDVEEAMLEVSAVRSERIAVAELLTPPWAQDECDHLRVSDDFADPVPLSETCLECIAAGQNPVALRLCLTCGHVGCCDSSEGKHATVHHEHTNHPVIRSFQPGESWRWCYIDELLK
- a CDS encoding DUF3151 domain-containing protein, whose translation is MTSFGDLLGPPPVLLDIDEEPELQLNQGRPAVEVAADTPTSSLAWAVLAEGALDAGEAVTAYAYARTGYHRGLDQLRRQGWRGFGPVPYSHENNRGFLRAVAALARAAQSIGEEDEYLRCLDLLNDCDPEAAGALGLGA
- a CDS encoding Rv0361 family membrane protein, encoding MFRVRRAAAEEERFTNEGMAEAMARDDNRGPLSRLRDLRGRLASWPAAPLHDHHPETAGSLGSAPADAVTPSHSDSLAKLVEDTAPAPTPGEAETVAIPVDGAAASAGADAESTDEAGGAPSEAETRVLPAAGRALDDEEGPVEHDADEDAAAEADEADEDDAEADAADAGSDEAAGAAASPLRTVGPVVTTSPAADESETTVLPVVQRPSTAETTAFPAQSRPAEETPAEPAEDEASADEAVADEGAQEADEAAATSETDEADTDTDTDQVAADAVAADADGTDEDGPERADGSDSAEDADGADGPGGADAADGADSADGSDDADDDGPSVAAAAAGVAGAAAVVAGAAAVADEDQDDDASAEDDATADDAVDEDDVTSEAAEDADEDTASDDEPEPTADDAPVADDAVDDEAAADDDEQDPAVQDETAQDDADQDEAADEGDAEASDEDGADEAASPLRTVGPVETEAPAPEATAEDEADGAAPDEATAADDAGDVDEADAAATTAIPVAERPDQAIIDTEQNELPDATPATEAIPVAPLAAPAAPGPDLAKPRAPQESAGRQSPEYYAPAGGQDAPSKGKRTLWIVAAAVVAVVVIVAAIALLVPKSGSGSSSDPRQQAANATTSFIDAVGRGDLAALRAQTCGNAKAYYDGLGDDQWQRVYGNAKADGLLPELDGLQAVDVRGEKAEVQVEVHYANKPSAKVRNTLTLEKDADTWKVCTRVGAR
- a CDS encoding FUSC family protein, whose product is MTPKPPAPSDSARSRLLRRHNALPQVIQSRTKRLWNAKLPILQCAVAAGIAWFIANDVIGHVSPFFAPIAAIISLGLSLNQRLRRSLELVGGVTVGIGVGDLLISVIGTGPWQLALVVAIAMAVAVLADRGPLVPMQAASSAVLVATLLPPGSTGGWTRMLDALIGGLVGVVIVALIPNNPARRPRKDAAKVLDTMRRVVASVAAGLTDRDISSLEWALETARATQPDLDQLSSDLAGGIEITKVSPMFWSSRQRMDKLQAIADPLDNAVRNIRVMARRALGSNQAGEKIDPALVTEIGRLADAFKTLRDVVLAEPGMQPDQAEAARVLRSSARRANALHLEESETLNEVMIYGQLRSTIVDLLQVAGLSRTSAVAQMRDVPKKKDAPKPPE
- a CDS encoding ABC-F family ATP-binding cassette domain-containing protein, which translates into the protein MTVLQTRDLSVAYADRTLFSGLDLVIAPGDVVGLVGANGAGKSTLLKLLAGVGADGGPDVTGTVDLSPADAEVGYLAQEHERRPGETVAQFVARRTGVAAAQEAMDAAALALGDDPDTDLYTPALDRWLALGGADLEQRLEAILSDVGLDSPDAAMTGLSGGQAARAGLAAVLASRYDVLLLDEPTNDLDLAGLELLERFVAEAATAIVVVSHDREFLARTVTTVVELDLAQQQIGVYGGGYEAYLTEREVARRHAREEYEEYSGKLSDLQDRAQMQRNWMEHGVRNARRKMKNGSDPDKAGRKARLESTEKQASKARQTERAIERLEVVAEPRKEWELRMSILAAPRSGTVVVTASGASVAYPGLTVGPVTVSVEYGDRILLTGPNGAGKSTLLGLLLGRLTPSAGSVVHGSGVEVGEVDQARGRFLSDGPLLDAFCAEVPETPPADVRTLLAKFGLRGHHVLRPASSLSPGERTRAALALLQARGVNLLVLDEPTNHLDLPAIEQLEQAVESFDGTVILVTHDRRMLDTVRATRRWRMADGALTED